In Nitrosarchaeum koreense MY1, one genomic interval encodes:
- the carB gene encoding carbamoyl-phosphate synthase (glutamine-hydrolyzing) large subunit, whose product MHEDGLQSILINPNIATIQTDTRFANNVYLLPVNTEYVESVIEKERPDGIMLAYGGQTALNCGINLAEAGILQKYGVKVLGTQIPGIQRTEDRQLFKDSMTQCNVPVLKSRTVTNFKDAKEIAQELGYPVIIRVAYTLGGKGGGVAYNEIELHEIVERGLRASLVGQVLVEEYIGHWKQIEYEVMQDWDGNNVIVCNMENVLSMKVHTGDNIVVAPSQTINNHEYHMLRTAALRATKHVGIVGECNIQYALDSDSDRYVAIEINPRLSRSSALASKATGYPLAYMSAKIGLGYTLPELVNRITKSTTACFEPSLDYVVCKHPRWDFGKFDLVKRKLGPTMKSVGEVMAVGRSFEESLQKAIRMLDIGNDGLVLNRANMKTFDEEQIEDKLSHPDDLILYYVAAALKIGISVERIYKLSSIDPWFIEKIKNIVDVESKLKQEELSTPLLWESKKLGFSDKQIARAKDKSPEEVREIRKKAGVLPSVKQIDTLAAEWPAVTNYLYLTYGGNQNDITVNPDEKGVIVLGAGPYRIGSSVEFDWGTVNMVWGLQENGEKNVSVVNCNPETVSTDYDICSRLYFEELTLERILDIAEFENPKGIITCVGGQTANNLTLGLAKLGVNIMGTSANDVDRAEDRSKFSAELDKLHIQQPRWQAFSNVVEAKNFANDVGFPVIVRPSYVLSGAAMKVVWSQDELKKYVKEATDVSPDHPVVISKFMLNSLEVDVDGISNGTDVIIGAIVEHIESAGVHSGDAMMCIPPWRLNNKTIDTITEYSIKIAKTFNVKGPFNLQFLIHDDHVYVIELNIRASRSMPFVSKLVKTNLIMLAAKAILGKPLPKMPENKWQKIHNFGIKVPQFSFMQLEGADITLGVEMQSTGEVACFGTSFYDALAKGLTSAGYTLPKTGTALVTVGGSQNKEKLLQPIARLKGLGFKIVATEHTAEFFEEKIGDIEVVHKISEPTRKPNIADLLYDRKIDFIINIPSTSTLEKYVGMLEDEYQIRRKSLELGIPVLTTIELADSFVKTLEWLKDNKTTRDPIEPYDKID is encoded by the coding sequence ATACATGAAGATGGACTGCAAAGTATTCTAATCAATCCAAACATTGCAACAATCCAAACAGATACTAGATTTGCAAATAATGTGTATCTGTTACCTGTTAATACTGAGTATGTAGAATCTGTTATCGAAAAGGAAAGACCAGATGGAATTATGCTGGCATATGGTGGTCAAACTGCTCTAAATTGTGGTATTAATCTTGCAGAGGCAGGTATACTGCAAAAGTATGGTGTGAAAGTATTAGGTACACAAATACCCGGAATTCAAAGAACTGAGGATCGTCAGCTCTTCAAAGACTCTATGACCCAATGTAATGTTCCAGTTCTAAAAAGTAGAACTGTTACTAATTTTAAAGATGCAAAGGAAATAGCTCAGGAACTAGGTTATCCTGTAATTATTCGAGTAGCATATACACTTGGAGGTAAGGGTGGTGGAGTAGCTTACAATGAAATTGAATTACATGAAATTGTAGAGCGTGGATTACGTGCAAGTCTTGTGGGACAAGTTCTAGTTGAAGAATACATTGGACATTGGAAGCAAATAGAGTATGAAGTAATGCAAGATTGGGATGGAAACAATGTTATTGTGTGTAATATGGAAAATGTTCTTTCTATGAAAGTTCACACCGGTGATAATATTGTCGTTGCACCTTCTCAGACAATTAATAATCATGAATATCATATGCTACGAACAGCAGCATTACGTGCTACAAAACATGTTGGAATTGTAGGAGAATGTAATATTCAATATGCATTAGATTCTGATTCTGACCGATATGTTGCAATTGAAATTAATCCAAGATTGTCTCGTTCTTCTGCACTTGCAAGCAAAGCAACTGGATATCCATTAGCATACATGTCTGCCAAAATTGGATTGGGATATACTCTCCCTGAATTAGTTAATAGAATCACCAAATCCACTACTGCTTGTTTTGAACCATCGTTAGATTATGTTGTGTGTAAACATCCTAGATGGGATTTTGGTAAATTTGATCTTGTAAAACGAAAACTTGGTCCTACAATGAAATCAGTTGGTGAAGTTATGGCAGTGGGAAGAAGCTTTGAGGAATCATTACAAAAAGCAATACGTATGCTTGACATTGGAAATGACGGACTTGTTTTAAACAGAGCAAACATGAAAACATTTGATGAAGAGCAAATAGAAGATAAACTATCTCATCCTGATGATTTGATTTTGTATTATGTTGCAGCTGCACTTAAAATTGGAATTTCAGTTGAAAGAATTTACAAATTATCTTCAATTGATCCATGGTTTATTGAAAAGATCAAAAACATCGTAGATGTAGAATCTAAATTAAAACAAGAAGAACTTTCAACTCCTTTACTTTGGGAGTCAAAAAAATTGGGATTCTCTGATAAGCAAATTGCTCGTGCTAAAGATAAATCTCCTGAAGAAGTACGTGAAATACGCAAAAAAGCAGGGGTTTTACCATCTGTAAAGCAAATTGATACGCTTGCAGCTGAATGGCCAGCGGTCACAAATTACCTATATCTGACATATGGTGGAAATCAAAATGATATTACCGTTAATCCTGATGAAAAAGGAGTAATTGTACTAGGTGCTGGACCATATCGTATTGGCAGTAGTGTAGAATTTGATTGGGGCACTGTAAACATGGTTTGGGGTTTGCAAGAAAATGGAGAAAAAAATGTTTCAGTAGTAAATTGTAATCCTGAAACCGTTTCAACTGATTATGATATTTGCAGTAGATTGTATTTTGAAGAATTGACTTTGGAGAGAATTTTAGATATTGCTGAATTTGAAAACCCAAAAGGAATTATCACATGTGTTGGAGGCCAAACTGCAAATAATCTTACATTGGGTCTTGCAAAACTTGGTGTTAACATTATGGGTACTAGTGCAAATGATGTTGATAGAGCAGAAGACCGTTCTAAATTTAGTGCTGAATTAGATAAATTACACATTCAACAACCTCGATGGCAGGCATTTTCAAATGTTGTAGAAGCCAAAAACTTTGCAAATGATGTAGGATTCCCCGTAATTGTTAGACCTTCCTATGTGTTGTCTGGAGCTGCAATGAAAGTTGTCTGGTCTCAAGATGAACTAAAAAAATATGTTAAGGAAGCAACTGATGTATCTCCTGATCATCCTGTAGTGATTTCAAAATTCATGTTAAATTCACTTGAAGTTGATGTTGATGGAATTAGTAATGGCACTGATGTAATAATTGGAGCAATAGTTGAACACATTGAAAGCGCAGGCGTTCACTCTGGTGATGCTATGATGTGTATTCCTCCATGGCGATTAAACAATAAAACTATTGATACCATAACTGAATATTCTATAAAGATTGCAAAAACCTTTAATGTTAAGGGGCCATTCAATTTACAATTTTTAATCCATGATGATCATGTTTATGTAATTGAATTAAACATAAGAGCATCACGTTCTATGCCATTTGTATCTAAACTTGTTAAGACAAATCTAATTATGCTTGCGGCAAAGGCCATCTTGGGTAAGCCACTACCTAAAATGCCTGAAAATAAATGGCAAAAAATTCACAACTTTGGAATCAAAGTACCACAGTTCTCATTTATGCAATTAGAGGGAGCAGATATTACATTAGGTGTCGAGATGCAATCAACTGGTGAGGTTGCATGCTTTGGTACGAGTTTTTACGATGCACTAGCCAAAGGACTTACTTCTGCAGGGTATACTCTTCCTAAAACAGGTACTGCGCTAGTAACTGTTGGTGGTTCTCAAAACAAAGAAAAATTGCTCCAACCTATTGCGCGATTAAAGGGTCTTGGATTTAAAATCGTAGCAACAGAACACACTGCAGAATTTTTTGAAGAAAAAATAGGTGATATTGAAGTTGTACATAAAATATCTGAGCCTACAAGAAAACCAAACATTGCGGATTTACTCTATGATAGAAAGATAGATTTCATCATAAATATTCCAAGTACATCCACACTTGAAAAATATGTTGGAATGCTTGAAGATGAATATCAAATTAGACGAAAATCTTTGGAATTAGGGATTCCTGTTCTTACTACCATTGAACTTGCTGATTCTTTTGTAAAGACTCTGGAATGGCTTAAAGATAATAAAACAACCAGAGATCCAATAGAGCCATATGATAAAATTGATTAA
- a CDS encoding metallophosphoesterase produces the protein MPKTRIMSLKPIMILEGEKKNLIITDIHIGFESIFASNEIFIGKNSSINETISELLDVIELEKPDSLILLGDVKSSIKNISKSEWDDVPLFFKKIQEKCHITLIPGNHDANIQRLIPENISMISATGMVEENILLTHGHTMPSENFSHVDKIIMGHVHPVFFQEDSLLNGQRVWVTMKTEKQNIFPNKSGDIEITIIPSFNRYFYATHKKKYKKSISPIIERIKHVSTAKIITLDGTIIGDESMIDQVL, from the coding sequence ATGCCCAAAACTAGAATAATGTCATTAAAACCAATAATGATTTTAGAAGGAGAAAAAAAGAACCTCATAATAACAGATATTCATATTGGTTTTGAAAGCATATTTGCATCAAATGAAATTTTTATTGGAAAGAATTCTTCTATCAATGAAACAATATCAGAATTATTAGATGTAATTGAATTAGAAAAACCAGATTCTCTGATTTTACTAGGAGATGTAAAATCAAGTATTAAAAATATTTCAAAGAGCGAATGGGATGATGTTCCATTATTTTTTAAAAAAATCCAAGAAAAATGTCACATAACATTAATTCCTGGAAATCATGATGCAAATATTCAGAGACTTATTCCTGAAAACATTTCAATGATCAGTGCTACTGGAATGGTAGAAGAAAACATTTTACTTACACATGGACATACAATGCCTTCAGAGAATTTTTCTCATGTTGACAAAATTATAATGGGTCATGTACATCCAGTATTTTTTCAAGAGGATTCATTATTAAATGGACAAAGAGTCTGGGTGACAATGAAAACAGAAAAACAAAATATTTTTCCAAACAAATCGGGGGACATAGAGATTACGATAATTCCATCATTTAACAGATATTTTTATGCAACACATAAAAAAAAATATAAAAAATCCATTTCACCAATAATAGAAAGAATCAAACATGTATCAACGGCTAAAATAATTACGTTAGATGGGACGATTATTGGGGACGAATCAATGATTGATCAAGTATTATGA
- a CDS encoding zinc-dependent dehydrogenase, giving the protein MKTASVKEPSVISINETEQPLLSSGDILVQMHACGICGSDLEKVFGEYGQPSMRLGHEPAGIVLDVGPNVTAFKKGDRVFTHHHVPCYSCHLCNHGNETMCPKYYETNLSPCGLSEEYVVPQWNVEHGGVLNIPDSMSFEEAAMIEPLACCVRAWTKYSYREGDSIAIFGVGPTGMMHVMLAKSKKFSKIFCFDVNEFRLKFAKKFNITDSIHSLDEKRKEKILDHTEGRGVDVAIVATSSLKALDDAIDMVRKGGAVMMFGVPSKDAKILLDMNKIYSKEITLVTSYAASDNDTKEALKLIESSEIDVKQLVTHTYTISESQKAFDHAKSGDNAMKIIITK; this is encoded by the coding sequence ATGAAAACTGCATCTGTTAAGGAACCATCTGTTATTTCAATTAACGAAACAGAACAGCCACTTTTGAGTTCTGGTGATATTTTGGTTCAAATGCATGCATGTGGGATTTGTGGGTCTGATCTGGAAAAAGTATTTGGGGAATATGGACAACCATCAATGCGACTAGGTCATGAACCTGCAGGAATTGTGCTGGACGTTGGTCCTAATGTTACTGCATTTAAAAAAGGAGATAGAGTATTTACTCATCATCATGTACCATGTTACTCTTGTCACTTATGTAATCATGGTAATGAAACAATGTGTCCAAAATATTATGAAACAAATCTGTCTCCATGTGGTTTATCTGAAGAGTATGTTGTACCACAATGGAATGTAGAACACGGTGGTGTACTAAATATTCCCGATTCTATGAGTTTTGAAGAAGCTGCAATGATTGAACCATTAGCATGTTGTGTTAGGGCATGGACAAAATACTCTTATCGTGAAGGAGATTCTATTGCTATTTTTGGTGTTGGACCCACTGGAATGATGCACGTAATGCTTGCTAAATCCAAAAAATTCTCAAAGATTTTCTGCTTTGATGTTAATGAATTTCGATTGAAATTTGCAAAAAAATTTAACATTACTGATTCAATCCATTCTCTTGACGAAAAACGAAAAGAAAAAATTTTAGATCATACTGAAGGACGTGGTGTAGATGTTGCAATTGTAGCAACTAGTAGTCTAAAAGCATTAGACGATGCAATAGACATGGTACGAAAAGGTGGTGCTGTTATGATGTTTGGTGTTCCTTCTAAAGACGCTAAAATCCTTTTAGATATGAATAAAATTTATTCTAAAGAAATTACTCTGGTAACAAGTTATGCTGCATCTGATAATGATACTAAGGAAGCTCTCAAACTGATAGAGTCATCTGAAATAGATGTGAAACAATTGGTTACTCAT
- a CDS encoding TrmB family transcriptional regulator: MVNEQALTVSLEEFGLSKYEAQAYVALISKGTISASELAYYSDLPRTKIYPTLLKLESKKLVIISKSKPIMCTATAPEDAFDSVIHEQINKVNAMNALISNLKKASEESRKSRGSEEKRYVHISANNVLEQLRMMVDGSKSSINIMVDQWGLGLLAECKEQLLSVLRRNLEVKLLLPSTQIGSESYRAIPNEVKIRSSDIIQNCFVFDETEVLMIDDENGKGAIFSSTEVLGTNQNRIFADIWRNSVKTDALADMTKNEAQEVYKIIRIINENGLTYILNSIMISKKPDLDMLKLLEKNGIHLKNKSLDEIIEIMDAALQIMCSGHVNFDANTKNITIESKLNSGHSLPWAYVLDGCLQKQGFKTRTVYQNNQTKGEKVTIKISKN, translated from the coding sequence ATGGTAAATGAACAAGCATTAACTGTAAGTCTTGAAGAATTTGGACTAAGCAAATACGAGGCTCAGGCATATGTTGCCCTTATATCGAAAGGCACGATATCCGCAAGCGAGCTTGCATATTATTCAGATCTTCCAAGAACCAAGATATATCCAACTCTATTAAAGCTAGAAAGCAAAAAATTAGTTATTATTTCAAAAAGCAAACCAATTATGTGTACAGCAACTGCACCTGAAGACGCTTTTGATTCAGTAATTCATGAACAAATTAACAAAGTGAATGCAATGAATGCTTTAATTTCAAATTTAAAAAAGGCAAGTGAGGAAAGCAGAAAATCAAGAGGGTCAGAAGAAAAAAGATATGTCCATATTAGCGCAAACAACGTACTTGAACAATTAAGAATGATGGTTGATGGATCAAAATCTTCTATCAACATCATGGTTGATCAGTGGGGTTTGGGGTTACTTGCAGAATGTAAAGAACAGTTACTTTCAGTGCTGCGTAGAAATTTAGAAGTAAAATTATTGTTACCGTCAACTCAAATTGGTTCAGAATCATACAGAGCAATACCAAACGAAGTAAAAATTAGATCATCAGATATTATACAAAATTGTTTTGTATTTGATGAAACAGAGGTATTAATGATTGATGATGAAAATGGAAAAGGGGCAATATTTTCATCTACTGAAGTATTAGGAACAAATCAAAATAGAATTTTTGCAGATATTTGGAGAAATTCAGTTAAAACAGATGCTCTTGCAGATATGACAAAAAATGAAGCACAGGAAGTATACAAAATTATTCGAATTATAAATGAAAATGGATTGACATACATTCTAAATTCAATCATGATTTCAAAAAAACCTGATTTAGATATGCTCAAACTACTTGAGAAAAATGGAATTCATTTAAAAAATAAGTCATTAGATGAAATTATTGAGATTATGGATGCAGCATTACAAATTATGTGTTCAGGGCATGTAAATTTTGATGCAAATACCAAAAACATAACAATTGAATCAAAATTAAACAGTGGGCATTCTTTACCATGGGCATATGTATTAGACGGTTGTCTTCAAAAACAAGGATTCAAAACAAGAACAGTATATCAAAATAATCAAACCAAAGGCGAAAAGGTCACCATAAAAATAAGTAAAAACTAA
- a CDS encoding AAA family ATPase: MSLAPQELENNASKYASEAIKFDSQGARGMAITHYQHAIDALVKLIQLYPTSKLNPIYKDRCNSYHNRITALQESRGVEPAVDPNASPKEQQASVQRQTDENDFEDLVMKEKPNVTWSEVIGLDDAKNALRESIVYPTKRPDLFPLGWPKGMLLYGPPGTGKTMLAAATANEMDGYFINVDAASMMSKWLGEAEKNVSKLFVMARKYAEKEGKPVILFVDEVDSLLGSRNSEVGGEVRTKNQFLTEMDGVNGKGKDLMLYVIGATNKPWSLDWPFLRRFQKRIYVSLPTQAARESLFQQYTAPLKNAVRVNVAELSKLFDGYSASDIKDVCQAAQIKAVHEIFNSPDYHEPVEGEAPIQPRELTTADFKAIMERRKPSVSLEMVRAYHKWSEEFRAL; this comes from the coding sequence ATGAGTTTAGCACCACAAGAATTAGAAAATAATGCAAGCAAGTATGCTTCTGAGGCAATCAAGTTTGACTCCCAAGGAGCACGAGGCATGGCTATTACTCATTACCAACATGCAATCGATGCGCTTGTAAAACTAATACAACTTTATCCTACTAGCAAACTTAATCCAATTTACAAAGATAGATGTAATTCATACCATAACAGAATAACCGCACTTCAAGAATCACGCGGTGTCGAGCCTGCAGTTGACCCTAACGCTTCTCCTAAAGAACAACAAGCTTCTGTACAAAGACAAACTGATGAAAATGACTTTGAAGATCTTGTAATGAAAGAAAAACCTAATGTTACTTGGAGTGAAGTTATTGGGCTGGATGATGCAAAGAATGCTTTACGTGAATCCATTGTTTATCCAACAAAAAGACCCGACCTATTTCCTTTAGGCTGGCCAAAAGGAATGCTACTTTATGGTCCACCTGGAACTGGAAAGACTATGTTAGCTGCTGCAACTGCTAATGAAATGGACGGTTACTTCATTAATGTTGATGCAGCATCTATGATGAGTAAATGGTTAGGAGAAGCTGAAAAGAATGTTTCAAAATTATTTGTAATGGCAAGAAAATATGCAGAAAAAGAAGGTAAACCTGTTATTCTTTTTGTAGATGAAGTTGATTCTCTTTTAGGTTCTAGAAATAGTGAAGTTGGTGGAGAAGTAAGAACTAAAAATCAATTCTTAACTGAGATGGATGGTGTTAATGGAAAAGGTAAGGATTTAATGCTTTACGTAATTGGCGCTACAAACAAACCATGGAGTCTTGACTGGCCATTTCTTAGAAGATTCCAAAAAAGAATTTATGTTTCACTTCCAACTCAAGCTGCAAGAGAAAGTCTATTTCAACAATATACTGCTCCACTAAAAAACGCTGTTAGAGTCAACGTGGCAGAACTCTCAAAATTGTTTGACGGTTATAGTGCAAGTGATATCAAAGATGTTTGTCAGGCAGCACAAATCAAAGCAGTTCATGAGATATTCAATTCTCCTGATTATCATGAACCAGTAGAAGGTGAAGCTCCAATACAACCACGTGAACTCACAACTGCAGACTTTAAGGCAATAATGGAAAGAAGAAAACCAAGTGTTTCACTTGAAATGGTACGTGCATACCACAAGTGGAGTGAAGAATTCCGCGCCCTTTAA
- a CDS encoding RidA family protein, with amino-acid sequence MIEEKIKSIGINIPVPPTPAGSYIPLVKTGNLLYVSGQIPLQDGKVAFTGKVSDENIETAQKSARICAINILAQLKKELGDLEKISRFVRLSGFVNSVPEFTQHPKVINAASDLLYEIFGDVGKHTRIAVGVSSLPLNSMTEIDAIVEIK; translated from the coding sequence ATGATAGAGGAAAAAATAAAATCAATTGGAATAAACATTCCAGTTCCACCAACCCCTGCTGGTTCATATATCCCACTAGTAAAAACTGGGAATTTGTTATATGTTTCAGGACAAATTCCATTACAAGATGGAAAAGTAGCATTTACAGGAAAAGTGTCAGATGAAAATATTGAAACTGCACAAAAATCAGCAAGAATTTGCGCAATAAACATACTAGCACAATTAAAAAAAGAGCTAGGAGATCTAGAGAAAATTTCTAGATTTGTAAGACTATCTGGATTTGTGAATTCAGTACCAGAATTCACACAACATCCAAAAGTAATCAATGCTGCATCAGATTTACTTTATGAAATATTTGGCGATGTTGGAAAACACACCAGAATTGCAGTTGGGGTATCAAGCTTGCCACTCAACTCAATGACAGAAATAGATGCAATAGTAGAAATTAAATAA
- the carA gene encoding glutamine-hydrolyzing carbamoyl-phosphate synthase small subunit: MFDDGTVLDGKGFGYSTTVFGEIVFNTGMVGYTETLTDPSYSGQILTLTYPLVGNYGVPDPSLTDKDGISTFFESNKIQIRGLVVHELSLSASHWNMSMTLDEWMYNEKIPGISGIDTRAVTKNLRQGGVKMAALVVSDTEINVEEVKKQLANATHYNSEQFMDVVSTKQEVVYGSEEKSVVVIDTGTKNAILRNIRELGYKVIRLPWNTSFEKIMSYHPNGVVISNGPGDPQNCPDTIETAKKLIEKNIPTLGICLGAQIIGLAGNTQTYKLKYGHRGQNKPCVNLENNQVYVTSQNHGYGITPESLKTSEFTLWFTNADDKTVEGIKHKKQNCIAVQFHPEAAPGPYDCKFVFEELKNLMEEGKSAKK, encoded by the coding sequence ATTTTTGATGATGGCACGGTTTTAGATGGTAAAGGATTTGGTTATTCTACGACTGTTTTTGGTGAAATTGTCTTTAATACTGGAATGGTAGGCTATACTGAGACTCTAACTGATCCATCCTACAGTGGTCAGATTCTTACTCTTACTTACCCACTTGTAGGAAATTATGGTGTTCCTGATCCATCACTTACCGATAAAGATGGAATTTCAACATTCTTTGAATCTAATAAAATCCAAATACGTGGCTTAGTTGTACATGAACTTTCTTTATCTGCTAGCCACTGGAATATGTCTATGACTTTAGATGAGTGGATGTATAATGAAAAAATTCCTGGAATTTCAGGAATTGATACTAGAGCAGTAACAAAAAATCTTCGTCAAGGTGGAGTAAAAATGGCAGCATTGGTAGTCTCTGATACTGAAATTAATGTAGAAGAAGTCAAAAAACAACTTGCAAATGCAACTCATTATAATTCTGAACAATTCATGGATGTAGTATCTACAAAACAAGAAGTAGTTTATGGTTCTGAAGAAAAATCTGTTGTTGTAATTGATACTGGTACAAAAAATGCTATACTAAGAAACATCCGTGAATTGGGATACAAAGTAATAAGATTGCCTTGGAATACATCTTTTGAAAAAATAATGTCATATCATCCTAATGGTGTTGTAATTAGCAATGGTCCTGGTGATCCTCAAAATTGTCCAGATACTATTGAAACTGCAAAAAAATTAATTGAAAAAAATATTCCTACTCTTGGAATTTGTTTAGGTGCACAAATTATTGGTCTTGCAGGCAACACTCAAACTTACAAATTAAAATATGGTCATAGAGGACAAAACAAACCGTGTGTTAATTTGGAAAATAATCAAGTCTATGTTACAAGTCAGAATCATGGTTATGGGATAACTCCTGAATCATTGAAAACATCTGAATTTACTTTATGGTTTACAAACGCAGACGATAAAACAGTCGAAGGAATCAAACACAAAAAACAAAATTGTATTGCAGTTCAGTTTCATCCTGAAGCTGCACCTGGACCTTATGATTGTAAATTCGTCTTTGAAGAGCTCAAGAACCTTATGGAGGAAGGCAAATCTGCCAAAAAATGA
- a CDS encoding DHHA1 domain-containing protein → MVSSKTKKIVKPTKKKIVKKTKPAQPRTKVICISHKEDADGISSAALIRQAFGGDSVLVDYPGQMEAIQKVCADEKLKSLYICDLGLSKKNQDEFVELLKTLKKNHVSVTYIDHHDIDPEITKALEKIKVKMIHDINECTTVQVYNAFKSKLSDHAPFIAACAAITDYMEDRPIGSKLLQIYDRQFALINATVLTYNIVGHQKDPDYLLYLVEELAESKFPHEIPNTFEFAQIQVDKLAQIIAKVKKGMKTMKNIGYMEIMDSGASGAVNFVLGLSGKDVGVAYKERVDHGIYAVSVRGSKSCKIHLGQIVNLLATELGGSGGGHDKACGAVIPKPKIKKFLTEFNKKLN, encoded by the coding sequence ATGGTTTCATCAAAGACAAAGAAAATTGTAAAACCTACAAAGAAAAAAATAGTGAAAAAAACAAAACCTGCTCAACCAAGAACCAAAGTAATTTGTATATCTCATAAAGAAGATGCAGACGGAATTAGTTCAGCAGCTTTGATTAGACAAGCATTTGGCGGTGATTCTGTTTTAGTTGATTATCCAGGCCAGATGGAAGCTATACAGAAAGTTTGTGCAGATGAAAAATTAAAGTCTCTATACATTTGTGATTTAGGCCTGAGCAAAAAGAATCAAGATGAGTTTGTTGAACTACTAAAAACTCTAAAAAAGAATCATGTATCTGTAACCTACATTGATCATCATGATATTGATCCAGAAATTACAAAAGCTCTAGAAAAAATTAAAGTTAAAATGATTCATGACATCAACGAATGTACCACAGTTCAGGTCTATAATGCATTTAAATCAAAACTCTCTGATCATGCTCCATTCATTGCAGCATGTGCAGCTATTACCGATTATATGGAAGATAGGCCAATTGGTTCCAAATTACTTCAAATCTATGATAGGCAATTTGCTTTAATCAACGCAACTGTTCTTACCTACAACATAGTGGGACATCAAAAAGATCCTGATTACTTGTTGTATTTAGTAGAGGAATTGGCAGAATCTAAATTCCCACATGAAATTCCAAATACTTTTGAGTTTGCACAAATTCAAGTTGATAAATTAGCTCAGATAATTGCCAAAGTCAAAAAAGGAATGAAAACCATGAAAAATATTGGATATATGGAAATTATGGACTCTGGAGCAAGCGGTGCTGTTAATTTTGTTTTAGGATTATCTGGAAAAGATGTTGGTGTTGCATACAAAGAACGAGTTGATCACGGCATCTATGCTGTTTCAGTTAGAGGTTCAAAATCTTGTAAAATTCATTTGGGTCAAATTGTTAATCTGCTTGCAACTGAACTTGGAGGCTCTGGTGGGGGACATGATAAAGCATGTGGCGCAGTAATTCCAAAACCCAAAATTAAAAAATTCCTTACAGAATTTAATAAAAAATTGAACTAA
- a CDS encoding V-type ATP synthase subunit F, whose translation MKIFTVGSKSFVTSFQLAGVPGVISDSPKKTLDEIKKLTDDSDVGLVLVSDDMTESISDELTELRAEKSTLVFALPSAGSEKSEVDYRLMLKKILGV comes from the coding sequence GTGAAGATATTTACTGTTGGAAGCAAATCCTTTGTTACAAGCTTTCAGTTAGCTGGTGTACCTGGGGTGATATCAGATTCTCCTAAAAAGACATTAGACGAAATCAAAAAACTAACTGATGATTCTGACGTTGGATTAGTATTGGTAAGTGATGACATGACTGAATCTATCAGTGATGAACTAACCGAGCTTCGTGCAGAAAAATCCACTCTGGTCTTTGCATTACCTTCAGCAGGAAGTGAAAAATCTGAAGTTGATTATAGATTAATGCTCAAAAAGATACTTGGTGTGTAA